A DNA window from Rhodoligotrophos appendicifer contains the following coding sequences:
- a CDS encoding DUF2190 family protein translates to MAKNFVQPGETLTLTAPSGGVVSGSAYLIGSLLVIALISAAETELFQGKPRGVWVLPKTNAQAWAEGVKVYWDNTNKVVTTTATDNTLVGFAVEAAANPSATGVVWLNN, encoded by the coding sequence ATGGCGAAAAACTTTGTCCAACCCGGCGAGACGCTGACGTTAACTGCCCCGAGTGGTGGCGTAGTTTCGGGTTCTGCCTACCTGATCGGCTCACTGCTCGTGATCGCGCTGATATCAGCGGCCGAGACCGAGCTCTTCCAAGGCAAACCCCGCGGCGTGTGGGTGCTGCCAAAAACCAATGCTCAGGCATGGGCCGAAGGCGTGAAGGTCTATTGGGACAACACCAACAAGGTGGTCACCACCACGGCGACCGATAACACGCTTGTCGGCTTCGCGGTGGAAGCGGCTGCCAACCCCAGCGCGACCGGCGTGGTCTGGCTCAACAACTAA